The proteins below come from a single Acaryochloris sp. CCMEE 5410 genomic window:
- the yidD gene encoding membrane protein insertion efficiency factor YidD, translating to MNRGFISRSAAVIVPVAQMAERLHLSQLLRWFVLMGVRDYQRYLSPYKGFSCAHRRFYGGLSCSEYFRRAVHDDDLAGAMPRFQQRLRACKGASRILNASSPNSKKRRKQQESCGDCSAGWCDSACIPLDICDVFEFCDLDCDVLGGLDGCGDCGGCDCG from the coding sequence GTGAATAGAGGATTTATCTCCCGTTCTGCTGCTGTGATTGTTCCAGTCGCCCAGATGGCAGAACGCCTTCACCTCAGTCAGTTATTGCGATGGTTCGTGTTGATGGGTGTCCGTGACTACCAGCGCTATCTATCTCCCTACAAAGGATTTTCCTGTGCCCACAGGCGCTTCTATGGAGGCTTATCTTGCTCAGAATACTTTCGACGCGCTGTCCATGATGATGATTTAGCGGGGGCGATGCCTCGCTTTCAACAGCGGTTACGAGCCTGCAAAGGAGCAAGTCGCATTTTAAACGCAAGTTCGCCTAATTCAAAGAAACGTCGAAAGCAGCAAGAGTCCTGTGGAGATTGTAGTGCCGGATGGTGTGATAGTGCTTGCATTCCCCTAGATATTTGCGACGTATTTGAATTCTGCGATCTAGATTGTGATGTATTGGGCGGTTTAGACGGCTGTGGGGATTGTGGTGGATGTGATTGTGGTTAA
- a CDS encoding NAD(P)/FAD-dependent oxidoreductase, protein MSSLTKADVVIVGGGPGGTATAIHCAQNGLKVTLLEQAEFPRSHPGETLHPGIEPLLKRLGVAEQVLNAGFLRHPGHYVEWQGEREFQAFGEDEQGPWLGFQAVRSQFDSLLLEQAQTLGVQVLQPCRALEPLVNQGQVQGLNTTLGPIDATFVVDAAGSCQWLARKLGLKTTPYSPPLRAYYGYVTGECPERDQAPLIISDAEGWTWIAKVEHQRYQWTRLSFDRQPDAHWQPKDLANLCPEGKARAVDVTWRLVNPAAGPGYFLVGDAAAVLDPASSHGVLKAMTSGMMAAHLIVQSVQGEQLQPSPARRYCAWLRTNFYHDLIHLQGFYAPILSVLSSAPTLQSASL, encoded by the coding sequence GTGTCATCACTGACTAAAGCCGATGTCGTGATCGTCGGCGGAGGACCGGGCGGCACGGCAACAGCCATTCACTGCGCCCAAAACGGTCTTAAGGTGACTCTCCTAGAACAAGCCGAGTTTCCCCGTTCCCATCCAGGCGAAACCTTACATCCAGGTATTGAACCGCTACTCAAAAGGTTGGGGGTAGCGGAACAGGTGCTTAATGCAGGCTTTTTGCGTCATCCAGGCCATTATGTAGAGTGGCAAGGGGAGCGAGAATTTCAAGCCTTTGGTGAAGATGAGCAGGGACCGTGGTTGGGGTTTCAGGCGGTGCGATCGCAGTTTGATTCCCTACTACTAGAACAGGCCCAAACCCTGGGGGTCCAGGTTCTTCAACCCTGTCGAGCCTTAGAACCACTAGTTAACCAGGGACAGGTGCAAGGGCTCAATACCACCTTAGGTCCCATAGACGCCACCTTTGTGGTGGATGCTGCTGGCAGTTGTCAATGGTTGGCGCGAAAACTGGGGCTTAAAACCACACCTTATTCTCCTCCCCTCAGAGCCTATTACGGCTATGTGACCGGAGAATGTCCGGAACGGGACCAAGCCCCTTTAATCATCTCTGATGCAGAGGGATGGACCTGGATTGCCAAGGTGGAACACCAACGCTATCAATGGACGCGCTTGTCCTTTGATCGTCAACCCGATGCCCATTGGCAGCCCAAAGATTTAGCGAATCTCTGTCCAGAAGGTAAGGCGCGGGCTGTGGACGTTACCTGGCGACTGGTCAATCCCGCTGCAGGTCCCGGTTACTTTTTGGTGGGGGATGCCGCTGCTGTCTTAGACCCAGCGTCTTCCCATGGCGTTCTTAAAGCAATGACTTCCGGTATGATGGCAGCCCATCTTATTGTGCAAAGTGTTCAAGGGGAACAACTGCAACCATCGCCAGCTCGTCGCTATTGTGCATGGTTACGCACCAATTTTTATCATGACCTGATTCATTTGCAAGGTTTTTACGCCCCCATCCTATCCGTTCTCTCTTCCGCGCCCACCTTGCAATCGGCATCACTGTAG
- a CDS encoding YajQ family cyclic di-GMP-binding protein — protein sequence MASTCSFDIVSDFEWQELVNAIDQANREIKARYDLKDTKTEIKLDPTEITISTDSEFTLDAVHNVLQTKAVKRKLSLKIFDYGTIESASGNRVRQAIKLQKGIDTELAKKISKLIRTDYKKVQASIQGEVVRVSSKSKDDLQQVMQDLKQEDWPVALQFTNYR from the coding sequence ATGGCTTCAACTTGTTCTTTTGATATTGTTAGTGATTTTGAATGGCAGGAATTGGTCAATGCGATTGATCAAGCCAATCGAGAGATTAAGGCTCGCTACGATCTAAAAGATACTAAAACAGAGATCAAGCTAGATCCAACGGAAATCACCATCAGTACGGATAGCGAATTTACCTTGGATGCGGTACATAACGTACTGCAAACCAAGGCAGTTAAACGCAAGCTCTCCTTGAAAATTTTTGATTACGGCACCATCGAATCGGCTAGTGGTAATCGGGTCCGACAGGCCATTAAGCTGCAAAAGGGCATTGACACCGAATTGGCGAAAAAGATTTCTAAGCTGATCCGCACAGACTATAAAAAAGTTCAAGCCAGTATCCAAGGAGAGGTCGTCCGAGTCTCCTCCAAATCCAAGGATGACCTACAGCAAGTCATGCAAGATCTGAAGCAAGAAGATTGGCCCGTTGCCCTGCAGTTTACAAATTACCGTTAA
- a CDS encoding serine/threonine-protein kinase: MGDVDSDPVPPPIMLTVGQVIQERYQLQQQLRAQPTRQTWLAMDHQPTSQPKPVIIKFLAFGRGMAWDEMKLFEREVQVLQQLNHPQIPRYLDSFHIQAPEPWLGLIEEYIPGNNLQTLIAQGQRFSESEIYDVAAQILEILIYLHEQNPPILHRDIKPSNLILTPSQTIVLVDFGSVQNRLPQADGSFTVVGTYGYTPIEQFGGQAVPASDLYSLGATLLHLLTGLAPAQLTQTDMRLPFGDGQGLAYVLQTARDGHRITLTNHLTSWLEKMTAPALADRFKSARTALSALTSLGASRVVPVTDEGSVHRLQIDPNPEHLQAQIHPIWSAPLPRLKDLAGMTLLTLLGPLAVILLALLPIGLTYTRQALASGDVGGISIGVLLLCLGSIPWLTGFNWLKQNLTSTVIESVDHQLIIKYQLSGLTYWQQSQPHRDITDIYAVPLTQEEETVMVNFKSRSALALAHSLNNQDSQRLTQTLRQWIAPYG; encoded by the coding sequence ATGGGAGATGTTGATTCAGATCCAGTCCCTCCACCCATTATGCTAACGGTCGGGCAAGTCATCCAGGAACGCTATCAACTGCAGCAGCAGTTGAGGGCACAACCGACCCGACAGACATGGTTAGCGATGGATCATCAGCCCACCTCCCAACCCAAGCCAGTCATTATCAAGTTTTTGGCCTTTGGGCGAGGAATGGCATGGGATGAGATGAAACTCTTTGAACGGGAAGTTCAGGTTCTCCAGCAGCTGAATCATCCTCAAATCCCTCGGTATCTCGATTCCTTTCATATCCAGGCTCCCGAACCTTGGCTGGGGCTGATTGAAGAATATATTCCAGGCAATAACTTACAAACGTTGATTGCCCAGGGACAACGGTTTTCGGAGTCAGAGATTTATGACGTCGCCGCTCAAATTTTAGAGATTCTTATCTACCTGCATGAGCAGAATCCCCCCATCCTCCACCGAGATATCAAGCCCAGTAATTTAATCCTGACCCCTAGCCAAACAATTGTTTTGGTGGATTTTGGAAGCGTTCAAAATCGATTACCCCAGGCCGATGGCTCCTTTACGGTGGTGGGCACTTATGGCTATACCCCCATAGAGCAGTTTGGTGGCCAAGCTGTCCCTGCTTCAGATTTGTATAGCTTAGGAGCAACCTTATTACACCTGCTGACAGGGCTAGCTCCAGCTCAACTCACCCAGACAGATATGCGGTTACCATTTGGTGATGGTCAAGGGCTGGCCTATGTTCTACAAACAGCAAGGGACGGTCATCGCATTACCCTTACAAACCACCTCACGTCATGGCTAGAGAAAATGACAGCTCCTGCCCTAGCCGATCGATTTAAGTCTGCAAGAACAGCATTATCGGCCTTAACCTCTCTGGGTGCTAGTAGAGTAGTCCCGGTAACAGATGAAGGCTCTGTCCATCGGCTCCAAATTGATCCTAATCCTGAGCATTTACAAGCACAGATTCACCCCATTTGGTCCGCGCCCTTACCCAGATTGAAGGATCTGGCCGGGATGACATTGCTGACGCTTTTGGGGCCATTAGCTGTCATTCTTCTGGCCTTGTTGCCTATTGGCTTGACCTATACGCGCCAAGCCCTTGCCTCCGGAGATGTAGGTGGCATTAGTATTGGTGTGCTATTGCTTTGTTTAGGCAGTATCCCTTGGCTCACCGGGTTCAATTGGCTGAAGCAGAACTTGACGAGCACTGTCATCGAGAGTGTGGACCACCAGCTAATTATCAAATATCAGCTATCGGGCTTGACCTATTGGCAACAGTCCCAACCCCACAGAGACATTACTGATATCTATGCAGTGCCTCTGACGCAGGAAGAAGAAACAGTTATGGTTAATTTTAAAAGCCGATCAGCGTTAGCCCTGGCCCATAGCTTGAACAACCAAGACAGCCAACGACTCACCCAAACACTGCGGCAGTGGATTGCTCCCTATGGATAA
- a CDS encoding DUF3565 domain-containing protein, which translates to MLRTIVGFHQDQDSHWVADLDCGHAQHTRHDPPFFPRPWVMTAAGRESRIGTELGCGWCDRKTIPDGYAPYKRTPVFNAETIPAGLRQHHGTKKGVWGLIHVVEGTLIYRIHHPFYSEEILDSQMSGIVLPEVQHDVQPREDVAFYVEFWRRAQG; encoded by the coding sequence TTGCTGCGGACAATCGTAGGCTTTCATCAAGATCAGGACTCCCATTGGGTGGCAGACCTAGACTGTGGCCATGCCCAACATACCCGTCATGATCCACCGTTTTTCCCCCGTCCTTGGGTGATGACGGCTGCTGGTCGGGAATCCCGGATAGGGACTGAATTGGGTTGTGGATGGTGCGATCGCAAAACAATACCTGATGGATATGCTCCCTACAAACGCACCCCCGTCTTTAATGCTGAAACGATTCCTGCAGGATTACGCCAGCACCATGGAACCAAAAAAGGGGTGTGGGGCCTCATCCACGTTGTGGAAGGGACATTGATCTATCGCATTCACCACCCGTTTTATAGTGAAGAAATTTTAGATTCTCAGATGTCTGGTATCGTTCTGCCCGAAGTTCAACATGATGTTCAACCTAGGGAAGATGTAGCGTTTTATGTTGAATTTTGGCGGCGAGCACAAGGGTAA
- a CDS encoding NAD-dependent succinate-semialdehyde dehydrogenase yields the protein MGIATVNPTTLETLQSFSALTPEAIQLKLAQSEAAFQSYRQTSFTDRSQWLLKAADMLENPDKSQEYAALMTLEMGKPIQEALGEVKKCAWVCRYYAKQAPLFLASQTIETDAQRSWVCYQPLGIILAVMPWNFPFWQVFRFAAPTLMAGNVGVLKHASNVPQCALAIEQILLEAGFPEHVFKTLLISAQQVEMVVKDDRVKAATLTGSEPAGASLAAIAGRQIKKTVLELGGSDPFIVLESADLDAAVATAVKARMLNTGQSCIAAKRFIVADAIADLFLEKFTVAFSKLTLGDPMAPQTEVGPLATASILEELEQQVQTAVSHGAQILVGGQRWPDLPGNFYQPTILSGITKDNPIYAQECFGPVALVFRVADMDAAIALANDSPFGLGASAWTTDPQEQDHLIQHVDAGAVFINGMVKSDPRLPFGGIKRSGYGRELGIQGIHEFVNIKTVWVK from the coding sequence ATGGGCATCGCCACCGTCAATCCGACAACCTTAGAAACACTGCAATCGTTTTCAGCTCTTACACCTGAAGCCATTCAATTAAAGTTAGCCCAATCTGAAGCGGCATTTCAGTCTTATCGTCAGACGAGCTTTACGGATCGGAGTCAGTGGTTATTGAAAGCGGCCGATATGTTGGAAAACCCTGACAAAAGTCAGGAATATGCTGCCCTGATGACTTTAGAAATGGGTAAGCCGATTCAAGAAGCCCTGGGCGAGGTGAAAAAATGCGCTTGGGTCTGTCGTTACTATGCGAAACAGGCCCCCCTATTTCTAGCGAGTCAGACCATTGAAACGGATGCCCAACGCTCCTGGGTCTGTTATCAACCTCTGGGAATTATCTTGGCGGTTATGCCGTGGAATTTCCCCTTCTGGCAAGTCTTCCGGTTTGCGGCTCCAACCCTGATGGCTGGAAACGTAGGTGTCCTTAAGCATGCCTCCAATGTCCCTCAATGTGCATTGGCAATTGAACAAATTTTGTTAGAGGCAGGGTTCCCTGAGCATGTGTTCAAAACCTTACTTATCTCTGCTCAGCAGGTAGAAATGGTCGTGAAAGATGATCGGGTCAAAGCAGCAACCCTGACTGGGAGCGAACCAGCCGGAGCCAGCTTAGCGGCAATCGCCGGTCGTCAGATCAAAAAAACAGTCCTAGAGCTAGGTGGCAGCGATCCGTTCATTGTCCTAGAGAGTGCTGATTTAGACGCAGCGGTAGCGACAGCGGTAAAAGCGCGAATGTTAAATACGGGGCAGTCCTGTATTGCGGCAAAACGATTTATTGTGGCGGATGCGATCGCAGATCTGTTTCTAGAAAAATTTACAGTAGCGTTTAGCAAACTGACTCTTGGGGATCCCATGGCCCCACAAACCGAGGTCGGTCCCTTGGCAACCGCCAGTATTCTGGAAGAACTGGAACAGCAAGTTCAAACCGCTGTTTCTCATGGTGCTCAAATCCTGGTGGGTGGCCAACGCTGGCCAGACTTACCTGGGAATTTTTACCAGCCCACCATTCTGTCCGGCATTACCAAAGACAACCCGATTTACGCCCAGGAATGCTTTGGTCCAGTTGCGTTAGTCTTTCGGGTGGCGGACATGGACGCTGCCATCGCGTTAGCCAACGATAGCCCCTTTGGATTAGGAGCCAGTGCCTGGACCACCGATCCCCAAGAACAGGACCACCTGATCCAGCATGTGGACGCAGGCGCTGTCTTTATCAACGGCATGGTCAAGTCTGATCCTCGTCTTCCCTTTGGTGGCATCAAACGCTCTGGCTATGGCCGAGAATTAGGCATTCAAGGCATTCATGAATTCGTTAACATCAAAACCGTATGGGTGAAGTGA
- a CDS encoding acetolactate synthase large subunit → MNTAELLVKCLENEGVEYIFGLPGEENLQVLEALRDSSIQFITTRHEQGAAFMADVYGRLTGRAGVCLSTLGPGATNLMTGVADANLDGAPLVAITGQVGTDRMHIESHQYLDLVAMFNPVTKWNAQIVRPSNTPEIVRRAFKRAQTEKPGAVHIDLPENIAAMPAEGMPLQQDSFKRSFASPRTLEQAAEIISQATNPLILVGNGAIRANASEALTQFATELNIPVANTFMGKGVIRYTHPLALWTVGLQQRDYISCGFDRTDLVIAVGYDLIEFSPKKWNPDGTIPIVHVGAEPAEIDSSYIPKTEVVGNISDSLIEILRRADRHGKPDPYGVELRPQIRADYEEYAKDEHFPLRPQKLIYDLRDVLESEDIVISDVGAHKMWMARHYHCDRPNTCLISNGFAAMGIAIPGALAAKLVYPDRHVVAVTGDGGFMINMQELETALRLGVAFTTIIFNDGGYGLIEWKQQQYYGEASFIKFGNPDFVRLAESMGLKGYRVESSADFMPCLKTALAQDVPTIVDCPIDYKENLMFSQKSGEIACIN, encoded by the coding sequence ATGAATACAGCAGAATTGTTGGTCAAATGTCTGGAAAATGAAGGTGTGGAGTATATTTTCGGGTTGCCAGGGGAAGAAAACCTCCAAGTCTTAGAAGCCCTGCGAGACTCCTCGATCCAATTTATTACCACCCGCCATGAACAGGGGGCTGCGTTTATGGCCGATGTATACGGTCGATTAACCGGTCGAGCAGGGGTTTGCCTCTCCACCCTAGGCCCGGGGGCCACCAACTTGATGACAGGGGTTGCCGATGCTAATTTAGATGGCGCTCCTCTGGTTGCGATTACAGGACAAGTCGGTACCGATCGGATGCATATTGAGTCCCATCAGTATTTAGATTTGGTGGCCATGTTTAATCCCGTCACTAAATGGAATGCACAAATTGTTCGCCCCAGCAACACCCCAGAAATTGTGCGGAGAGCCTTCAAACGGGCTCAAACAGAAAAACCGGGAGCGGTGCATATCGATTTACCCGAAAATATTGCTGCCATGCCCGCTGAAGGTATGCCATTACAGCAGGATAGCTTCAAGCGTAGCTTTGCCTCCCCTCGTACTCTAGAGCAGGCAGCCGAAATTATTTCTCAGGCCACTAATCCTTTGATTTTGGTTGGAAATGGAGCCATTCGAGCCAATGCCAGCGAAGCCCTCACCCAATTTGCCACCGAGTTAAATATTCCTGTAGCCAATACCTTTATGGGCAAAGGGGTGATTCGCTATACCCACCCCTTAGCTCTGTGGACCGTGGGATTACAACAGCGAGACTATATCAGCTGTGGCTTTGATCGGACGGATCTCGTCATTGCCGTAGGCTATGACTTAATCGAGTTTTCGCCTAAAAAGTGGAATCCGGACGGCACCATCCCCATTGTGCATGTGGGAGCAGAACCCGCTGAGATAGACAGTAGCTATATCCCTAAAACTGAAGTCGTTGGCAATATCTCTGACTCTTTGATAGAAATTCTCCGGCGGGCAGATCGTCATGGCAAACCGGATCCCTACGGGGTCGAGCTTCGGCCCCAAATCCGCGCCGACTACGAAGAGTATGCCAAGGATGAGCACTTTCCTCTACGTCCGCAAAAGCTGATTTACGATCTCCGAGACGTTCTCGAATCCGAAGATATTGTGATCTCTGATGTGGGGGCTCACAAAATGTGGATGGCTCGTCATTACCATTGCGATCGCCCAAATACCTGCTTAATTTCCAATGGATTCGCCGCCATGGGAATTGCTATTCCGGGTGCCTTAGCAGCCAAATTAGTCTATCCCGATCGCCATGTTGTGGCTGTAACCGGTGATGGTGGCTTCATGATCAATATGCAGGAACTGGAAACGGCATTGCGTCTCGGTGTTGCTTTCACCACAATTATTTTTAATGATGGCGGCTATGGTTTGATTGAGTGGAAGCAACAACAATATTACGGAGAAGCTTCTTTTATAAAGTTTGGCAACCCTGATTTTGTGCGGCTTGCAGAAAGTATGGGCCTCAAGGGTTATCGAGTAGAATCTAGTGCTGATTTTATGCCTTGTCTAAAGACTGCATTGGCACAAGACGTGCCAACAATTGTGGACTGTCCAATTGATTACAAAGAGAATTTAATGTTTAGCCAAAAATCAGGTGAGATTGCTTGTATTAACTAA
- a CDS encoding DUF2854 domain-containing protein, with amino-acid sequence MLRRTSVATIGLIIGTILSVVGMAGYINNETTLNVITFFVGVPVLVGALALKAAELEPVYLKEEPSDEMLALRDAQATPTLKQVVQDVTRYRYGQTVHLDIALDRLGLKPSFVDECPVLVGIREANTEGAYTLVLEFESPYVPFENWKKKEDRFASFFGPGIDALVEEPSKDRVDISLIVKAA; translated from the coding sequence ATGCTGCGCCGGACTTCAGTCGCAACCATTGGCTTAATTATTGGAACCATTCTCTCAGTCGTAGGGATGGCTGGGTACATCAATAACGAAACCACTTTGAATGTGATTACATTCTTTGTGGGGGTACCTGTGTTAGTGGGCGCTTTGGCCTTAAAAGCGGCTGAACTCGAACCTGTTTACCTGAAAGAAGAGCCCTCTGATGAAATGTTGGCTTTGCGAGATGCTCAAGCCACACCCACATTAAAGCAAGTGGTTCAGGATGTGACCCGCTATCGCTATGGACAAACGGTACATTTGGATATTGCTCTAGATCGATTAGGGCTTAAACCTAGTTTTGTCGACGAATGTCCTGTCTTGGTGGGTATCCGTGAAGCGAATACCGAGGGTGCCTACACTTTGGTTTTAGAATTTGAATCTCCCTACGTCCCGTTTGAAAACTGGAAGAAGAAAGAAGACCGATTTGCCAGCTTCTTTGGTCCTGGAATTGATGCGTTAGTCGAAGAGCCAAGTAAAGATCGTGTGGATATTTCATTGATTGTTAAGGCGGCGTAA
- a CDS encoding SDR family oxidoreductase codes for MATYLVTGANRGIGLEYCRQLQQRGDTVIAACRSSSPELQALSIQVETQVDITSDTAVTDLRQRLVGQTLDGLINNAGIIDRVTLEALDIGSIRRQYEVNAIGPLRLTHALLPNLPSGSKVILMTSRMGSIGDNTSGSSYGYRMSKVALCMAGKSLSHDLKPKGIAVGILHPGLVQTRMTRFNPQGITPEQSVNGLLERIDQLTLENTGSFWHANGEVLPW; via the coding sequence ATGGCGACTTATTTAGTGACCGGTGCTAATCGCGGTATTGGCTTAGAGTATTGCCGACAGCTTCAGCAACGGGGTGACACGGTCATTGCAGCCTGCCGCTCCTCATCACCTGAGTTACAAGCTCTTAGCATTCAGGTTGAAACTCAAGTGGATATCACCTCAGACACCGCTGTAACCGATCTCAGGCAACGTTTAGTCGGACAAACCTTGGATGGATTAATCAATAATGCGGGGATTATTGATCGAGTTACCTTAGAAGCCTTGGATATTGGGAGTATTCGCCGCCAATACGAAGTGAATGCCATTGGCCCCTTACGTCTGACCCATGCTCTCTTGCCCAATCTTCCATCAGGCTCCAAGGTGATTCTGATGACAAGCCGGATGGGCTCGATTGGTGACAATACCTCTGGTAGCTCCTATGGCTATCGCATGTCTAAAGTCGCTCTTTGCATGGCGGGGAAATCTTTATCTCATGATCTCAAGCCGAAGGGGATAGCTGTAGGGATTCTGCATCCTGGCTTAGTTCAGACCCGAATGACCCGTTTTAATCCCCAAGGAATTACCCCGGAGCAGTCTGTCAATGGATTATTGGAACGCATCGATCAGTTAACCCTGGAGAATACGGGATCATTCTGGCATGCCAATGGAGAAGTATTGCCTTGGTAG
- a CDS encoding GuaB3 family IMP dehydrogenase-related protein has protein sequence MDIQIGRSKTARRAYGIDEIALSPGQRTLDPQLADTQWQIGGIQREIPILASAMDGVVDVKMAVRLSELGALGVLNLEGIQTRYSDPEPILDKIAGVDVNGFVPLMQELYAEPIKPELIRERITQIKSQGGIAAVSATPIGASKFGQAVVDAGADLFFIQATVVSTDHVSPESVTPLDLAKFCQDLPIPVVMGNCVTYEVTKSLMQAGAAAVLVGIGPGAACTTRGVLGVGVPQATAISDCAAARDDHFRETNQYIPIIADGGLITGGDVCKCIACGADAIMMGSPIARAAEAPGRGFHWGMATPSPVLPRGTRIRVGTTGTLEQILRGPAQLDDGTHNFLGSLQTSMGTLGAKDIKQMQQVEVVVAPSLLTEGKVYQAAQKLGMGK, from the coding sequence GTGGATATTCAAATTGGCCGTAGCAAAACGGCGCGTAGAGCATATGGAATTGACGAAATTGCCCTTTCACCAGGACAACGAACCCTAGATCCACAACTGGCAGATACCCAGTGGCAAATTGGTGGTATTCAACGGGAGATTCCCATTCTAGCGAGTGCAATGGATGGGGTTGTGGATGTCAAAATGGCCGTTCGTCTATCAGAATTAGGCGCCCTAGGGGTATTGAATTTAGAAGGGATTCAAACCCGGTACAGCGATCCAGAGCCCATTCTGGACAAAATCGCTGGAGTTGATGTGAATGGCTTTGTGCCACTCATGCAAGAACTCTACGCAGAACCCATCAAACCGGAACTGATTCGCGAGCGCATCACCCAGATCAAGTCTCAAGGAGGCATTGCAGCGGTGAGTGCAACACCGATCGGGGCCAGTAAATTTGGTCAAGCTGTGGTTGACGCAGGTGCGGATTTATTCTTTATCCAGGCAACGGTCGTTTCCACGGATCACGTGTCTCCAGAAAGTGTGACCCCTCTTGATCTAGCTAAGTTTTGCCAAGACCTCCCGATCCCTGTGGTGATGGGAAATTGTGTAACCTATGAAGTCACGAAAAGCTTAATGCAGGCCGGTGCTGCAGCAGTACTGGTGGGTATTGGTCCCGGTGCAGCTTGCACAACCCGAGGCGTTTTGGGAGTGGGGGTTCCGCAAGCAACTGCGATCTCAGACTGTGCTGCCGCTCGTGATGACCATTTTCGCGAGACCAACCAATATATTCCGATCATTGCGGATGGGGGCCTGATTACTGGCGGTGATGTGTGCAAATGTATCGCCTGTGGTGCCGATGCCATTATGATGGGCTCGCCCATTGCTAGAGCAGCGGAAGCACCCGGACGAGGGTTTCACTGGGGAATGGCAACGCCTAGTCCTGTGTTGCCCCGAGGGACCCGAATTCGGGTCGGGACAACCGGTACCCTAGAGCAAATCCTGCGAGGACCGGCTCAGTTAGATGATGGCACCCACAACTTTCTTGGATCCTTGCAAACGAGCATGGGTACTTTAGGAGCCAAAGATATTAAACAGATGCAGCAAGTAGAGGTAGTGGTTGCTCCATCTCTGCTGACAGAAGGGAAAGTCTACCAAGCAGCCCAAAAACTAGGCATGGGTAAATAA
- the trxA gene encoding thioredoxin, with protein MSSAAPVTDATFKEEVIESDVPVLVDFWAPWCGPCRMVAPVVDEISEQYKGQVKVVKINTDENPNVASQYGIRSIPTLMVFKGGQRVDMVVGAVPKTTLASTLDKYL; from the coding sequence ATGTCATCAGCTGCCCCAGTCACAGATGCCACATTCAAAGAAGAAGTCATTGAAAGTGATGTTCCTGTTCTTGTTGATTTTTGGGCACCTTGGTGCGGACCTTGTCGGATGGTTGCTCCCGTCGTTGATGAAATCTCTGAGCAATATAAAGGCCAAGTCAAGGTTGTAAAAATCAACACGGATGAAAATCCCAATGTTGCCAGTCAGTACGGAATTCGTAGTATTCCAACTTTAATGGTCTTTAAAGGCGGGCAGCGTGTCGATATGGTTGTAGGAGCTGTTCCTAAAACCACTTTGGCCAGTACTTTAGATAAGTATCTCTAG